The Nicotiana tabacum cultivar K326 chromosome 14, ASM71507v2, whole genome shotgun sequence genome contains a region encoding:
- the LOC142168652 gene encoding pirin-like protein — MRAIFKQLLVNYFPFVRAKILSRKATSIRNIMSESNQYDSCFDRPRLVIKKVLAKPQSEGNRAVVRRSIGRPELRNLDPFLMLDEFSVSAPAGFPDHPHRGFETVTYMLEGAFTHQDFAGHKGTINTGDVQWMTAGRGIIHSEMPAGEGSQKGLQLWINLSSKDKMIAPRYQELLNEDIPRAENEGVEVKIIAGEAMGVQSPVYTRTPTMYLDFTLQPTSYYHQATPESWNAFVYIVEGEGVFGIPNSGPVSAHHCLVLGPGEGLSVWNKSSKPLRFVLLGGQPINEPVVQHGPFVMNSQAEIDQTFEDYQYCKNGFENARYWRSGH, encoded by the exons ATGAGAGCTATTTTTAAACAATTGTTAGTGAATTATTTCCCATTTGTTAGAGCTAAAATACTATCAAGAAAGGCAACTTCTATCAGAAATATTATGTCTGAATCAAATCAATATGATTCTTGTTTTGATAGACCAAGATTGGTAATTAAGAAAGTTTTGGCTAAGCCTCAAAGTGAAGGGAATAGAGCTGTTGTTAGAAGAAGCATTGGGAG GCCTGAATTGAGGAATCTTGATCCATTCCTCATGTTGGATGAATTTTCAG TTTCTGCTCCTGCTGGATTTCCTGACCATCCACACAGAGGTTTTGAGACAGTAACTTACATGCTAGAG ggtGCTTTTACTCATCAAGATTTTGCTGGTCACAAGGGTACAATCAATACTGGTGATGTGCAG TGGATGACAGCAGGAAGAGGAATAATTCACTCAGAAATGCCTGCAGGAGAAGGCAGTCAAAAGGGGTTGCAACTTTGGATAAATCTTTCTTCTAAGGACAAAAT GATTGCGCCAAGGTATCAAGAACTGCTGAATGAGGATATACCAAGAGCAGAAAATGAAGGAGTTGAAGTAAAAATCATAGCAGGTGAAGCAATGGGAGTTCAATCTCCAGTTTATACGCGAACGCCTACAATGTACCTCGATTTCACCCTACAACCAACATCTTATTATCATCAAGCCACTCCTGAGTCTTGGAACGCGTTCGTATATATAGTTGAAGGAGAAGGCGTATTCGGAATTCCAAATTCAGGTCCTGTATCAGCTCACCATTGCTTGGTTTTAGGCCCTGGAGAAGGACTTAGTGTGTGGAACAAATCTTCAAAGCCATTAAGATTTGTTTTATTAGGTGGACAACCTATTAATGAACCTGTGGTTCAACATGGTCCTTTTGTGATGAATTCACAAGCTGAAATTGATCAAACAtttgaagattatcagtattgcAAGAATGGTTTTGAGAATGCTAGATACTGGAGATCAGGGCACTGa